In Limibacter armeniacum, a single window of DNA contains:
- a CDS encoding GNAT family N-acetyltransferase has protein sequence MIKGENIILRHVKEQDLDWLIEVLNDLSLRGDYLRTTLKSPHEIRKGFKETGFASAQNELFIITDLSGNRIGTINHFLTVPYSTSKELGYSIYGEHGKGYATEAVKLVRDYLFSSTELNRVEIKAHVENIGSQRAALKNGFQHEGTLKGIMLVKGKYIDTHVYGMVREDWNALS, from the coding sequence ATGATCAAAGGAGAAAACATCATATTAAGGCATGTGAAAGAGCAGGACTTGGATTGGTTGATTGAGGTGTTGAATGATTTGTCACTTCGTGGAGATTACTTGCGTACAACGTTAAAATCCCCACATGAGATCCGTAAAGGGTTCAAGGAAACAGGCTTTGCTTCCGCACAGAATGAGTTGTTTATCATCACAGACTTATCAGGTAATCGTATTGGTACGATCAACCATTTTCTTACCGTTCCCTATTCTACATCAAAAGAACTGGGATACAGCATCTATGGCGAACATGGTAAAGGGTATGCAACAGAGGCTGTAAAGCTGGTGAGGGATTATCTCTTCAGTAGTACAGAGTTGAATCGTGTAGAGATCAAAGCCCATGTAGAGAATATTGGCTCACAGCGTGCTGCATTAAAGAATGGCTTTCAGCATGAAGGGACATTGAAAGGTATCATGTTAGTAAAAGGCAAATACATTGATACGCACGTATATGGTATGGTTAGGGAGGATTGGAATGCGCTTAGCTGA
- a CDS encoding 2OG-Fe(II) oxygenase, giving the protein MSIGLDRNALAQQLDQLVDGLAEQHFGLVDNFFTGEEVDTLLNEFEAYQQQDEFKKAGIGQQDDFQVNKKIRGDHIRWIEESDTHLSFFAEKIRTLIDFLNQTCYLGLKDFEAHFAVYPEGTFYKRHLDQFHQDKNRQITILCYLNKEWTEADGGQLRLFFPEGENEKTLDILPKAGRLLIFRSDKLEHEVLLTHKERYSIAGWLLDKPKTLSFLA; this is encoded by the coding sequence ATGAGTATAGGGCTGGATCGTAATGCCCTGGCACAGCAACTCGACCAACTGGTTGATGGACTTGCCGAGCAGCATTTCGGTTTAGTGGACAACTTCTTCACGGGTGAGGAAGTGGACACGCTCTTGAATGAATTTGAAGCTTATCAGCAACAAGATGAATTCAAGAAGGCTGGCATTGGACAGCAGGATGATTTTCAGGTCAACAAAAAGATAAGAGGAGACCATATCCGATGGATTGAGGAAAGTGACACACATTTGTCATTCTTTGCTGAAAAAATTCGGACACTCATCGACTTCCTTAACCAGACCTGTTACCTAGGGCTTAAGGATTTTGAGGCACATTTTGCCGTATATCCTGAAGGCACTTTTTACAAAAGGCATCTGGATCAGTTCCATCAGGACAAAAACAGGCAGATTACGATCCTGTGTTACCTGAACAAAGAATGGACAGAAGCTGACGGCGGACAGTTAAGGCTTTTCTTTCCTGAGGGAGAAAACGAAAAGACCTTGGACATTTTACCAAAAGCAGGTCGCTTGCTGATTTTCAGAAGTGACAAGCTGGAGCATGAAGTCCTACTTACGCACAAAGAACGTTACAGCATTGCCGGATGGCTGCTGGACAAGCCTAAAACATTATCCTTTTTGGCATAA
- a CDS encoding helix-turn-helix domain-containing protein, whose protein sequence is MLFEYKEPKTGGIFRMYQGEQHLSRHYLRDKDSKLLSLAWNIGKEQEVHIDGIDYPLASNAVLSLVNNQTFHFSKAEDIVLWQFNREFYCILDHDKEVSCAGLLFYNVQQNSFLQLDVQEQKKFEALLTVFIDEYQTADNIQGEMLRMLLKRLIIKITRLLKQQKAVTLKEQEIDVIREFNLLVENHYKEFHQVQDYANMLNRSPKTISNLFVSFSHQTPLQVIQERIILEAKRLLLYTDKTTKEIAFELGFSEVSHFSRFFKKQVSVSPSTFREEKNALSTTEEK, encoded by the coding sequence ATGTTATTTGAATACAAAGAACCTAAAACAGGGGGCATTTTCAGAATGTACCAAGGTGAGCAGCACCTCTCCCGCCACTACCTTCGTGACAAGGATTCAAAACTGCTCTCCCTTGCATGGAATATTGGAAAGGAGCAGGAGGTACATATCGACGGAATAGACTACCCGCTTGCCTCCAATGCTGTCCTTTCTTTGGTCAATAACCAAACCTTTCACTTCTCAAAAGCTGAAGACATCGTACTGTGGCAGTTTAACAGGGAGTTTTATTGTATTCTGGATCACGATAAGGAGGTTTCTTGTGCCGGACTGTTATTCTACAATGTCCAGCAGAATTCCTTTCTCCAATTGGACGTACAGGAACAGAAGAAATTTGAAGCATTGCTTACGGTCTTTATTGACGAATACCAAACAGCCGACAATATTCAAGGCGAGATGCTACGGATGCTACTCAAACGCCTAATCATCAAAATCACCCGTCTCCTAAAGCAGCAGAAAGCCGTTACGCTCAAAGAGCAGGAAATTGATGTGATCAGAGAGTTTAACCTTCTTGTAGAAAACCATTACAAGGAATTCCATCAGGTGCAGGACTATGCCAATATGTTGAACCGATCACCTAAAACCATCTCCAACCTTTTTGTCTCCTTCAGTCACCAGACACCTTTACAGGTCATTCAGGAGCGAATTATACTGGAAGCCAAGCGCCTTTTACTTTATACAGATAAAACCACTAAGGAAATTGCCTTTGAACTGGGCTTCTCAGAAGTGTCACACTTTAGCCGATTCTTCAAGAAACAGGTAAGTGTTTCCCCCTCAACATTCAGGGAAGAAAAAAATGCTTTATCCACTACAGAGGAAAAATAG
- a CDS encoding GNAT family N-acetyltransferase has product MIKGKNIILRHLKEEDLDWLIEMMNDLSYRGEYMWTYLKSPHSIRENFYNTGFASPQNELFVITDLEGNRVGRIGHFLTVPYSTAKEIGYSITGAHGKGYATEAVNLLRDYLFNSTELNRLEIKTHPENIGSQKVALRNGFQLEGTLRGVMLVKGKFTDSNVYGLVRKDWEALNA; this is encoded by the coding sequence ATGATTAAGGGAAAAAATATTATCCTCAGGCATTTAAAAGAAGAGGATTTGGATTGGTTGATTGAGATGATGAATGATTTGTCTTACAGGGGTGAGTATATGTGGACTTACCTAAAGTCACCACATTCAATCCGTGAGAACTTTTATAATACAGGCTTTGCTTCTCCACAGAATGAGCTTTTTGTCATTACTGATCTGGAGGGAAACCGTGTGGGTAGGATCGGCCATTTCTTGACTGTACCCTATTCGACAGCAAAAGAAATTGGTTACAGTATTACAGGCGCACATGGCAAAGGCTATGCAACGGAAGCTGTAAATTTACTCAGGGACTACCTGTTTAACAGTACAGAACTAAACCGTTTGGAAATCAAAACCCATCCGGAGAATATTGGTTCCCAGAAAGTAGCACTTAGAAATGGCTTTCAATTGGAAGGAACACTGAGAGGGGTGATGCTGGTGAAAGGAAAGTTTACCGATTCCAATGTATATGGTTTGGTAAGGAAAGATTGGGAAGCTTTAAATGCATAA
- a CDS encoding flavohemoglobin expression-modulating QEGLA motif protein — protein sequence MQKLTAAQIIEKIQRRQCFEAETADNSLYIKIEDYTPFAGIALHNGNQLREELQEKCALTEEERWYEEAPYSLDMISSLPIVLAGNDSRFEYDLNRPESKAVYKTAWNKEVWNKNLTKKEKDLSLEKHRTFYQILDTLIQVLENKFSAVLVFDIHAFNHKRIDHPTPTFNVGTELLDDTHYRKDINFFLKELKRIKLPSIDVSAAENEVFFGNGYLLEHLSEKFAKTLVFSTDVKKVYCNEETGEVYPVVVDKLTNQLKKAIINTAAFFARNRTNLTVVKKNHLLSFEVDDNLLKVDKMLMEIAKGFEILSMVNPINIEQAKKEFFKSRFQVNPTFKYRQLTLNPFEVKRQLYAIPVEDISDISLKLLYQDIIDSYADKIDMIASIGTDKFLYNSLRYFGEPDYKDVRNADYLLHCSPSIDGDEEENLSPVEVKEFFKEVMDAYGFKAKVEISKQIVSKVLIINKQKSVKIRKDAMFSEKSLYALAEHEIGVHMVTTVNARLQPLSIFRLGMPHNTHTQEGLAILSELLSNNITVSRLKMLALRVKAIDLFLKGNDFKAVFHYLADSKHLDQQQAFYLAARIFRGGGFTKDYLYLRGFRDILKHYKEGNDLSPLLIGKTTLRYQNIINEMIERKICVPPKYITRSFESPIDSNPVINYVMEGLQ from the coding sequence ATGCAAAAACTTACGGCGGCACAGATCATTGAAAAAATTCAACGCAGACAATGCTTTGAAGCAGAAACAGCTGACAACTCTCTTTATATCAAAATTGAAGACTATACACCATTTGCAGGCATTGCATTGCACAATGGAAACCAACTCAGAGAAGAGCTGCAAGAGAAATGTGCGCTTACCGAAGAAGAACGCTGGTACGAAGAAGCGCCCTATTCATTGGATATGATCTCTTCCCTACCTATTGTACTGGCTGGCAACGATTCACGCTTTGAATATGACCTGAACCGACCTGAGTCAAAGGCTGTATACAAAACCGCATGGAACAAGGAGGTATGGAATAAGAACCTGACCAAGAAGGAAAAAGACCTTTCTTTGGAAAAGCACCGTACCTTTTACCAGATATTGGATACGCTTATCCAAGTGCTGGAAAATAAGTTTTCGGCTGTACTGGTATTTGATATTCATGCATTTAACCATAAGCGAATAGATCATCCTACCCCTACATTCAATGTAGGTACTGAACTGCTGGACGATACACATTACCGCAAGGATATCAACTTCTTCCTGAAGGAACTGAAGCGTATCAAGTTGCCAAGCATTGATGTGTCTGCTGCCGAGAACGAGGTATTCTTTGGCAACGGTTACCTATTGGAACACCTTTCCGAAAAGTTTGCCAAGACGTTGGTATTCTCTACCGATGTCAAGAAAGTATATTGTAATGAAGAAACAGGTGAGGTTTACCCTGTTGTGGTGGACAAGCTGACCAACCAGCTCAAGAAAGCCATTATCAATACGGCTGCATTCTTTGCTCGCAACCGAACCAACCTTACTGTCGTCAAGAAGAACCACTTGCTTTCATTTGAGGTGGATGACAACCTGCTGAAGGTAGACAAGATGCTTATGGAGATCGCCAAAGGGTTTGAGATCCTGAGTATGGTCAACCCAATCAATATTGAGCAGGCAAAAAAGGAGTTTTTCAAGTCGAGGTTTCAGGTAAACCCAACCTTTAAGTATCGTCAACTGACGCTTAATCCATTCGAGGTCAAAAGGCAGCTTTATGCGATTCCTGTAGAAGATATCAGTGACATCTCATTGAAGTTGCTGTATCAGGATATCATCGATTCCTATGCTGACAAGATCGATATGATCGCTTCTATTGGTACTGACAAGTTTCTGTACAACTCCCTCCGCTATTTCGGAGAACCAGACTACAAGGACGTTCGCAATGCCGATTACTTGCTGCACTGCTCTCCAAGTATAGATGGCGATGAGGAAGAAAACCTTTCACCTGTAGAAGTAAAAGAGTTTTTTAAAGAAGTCATGGATGCTTACGGATTCAAGGCAAAGGTGGAAATCTCCAAGCAAATTGTCTCCAAAGTACTGATCATCAACAAGCAGAAATCGGTTAAAATCCGAAAGGATGCCATGTTCTCAGAGAAGTCACTTTATGCGCTGGCAGAACATGAGATTGGGGTACATATGGTTACAACAGTCAATGCCCGCTTGCAACCTTTGAGCATTTTCAGGTTGGGTATGCCACACAATACCCATACACAAGAAGGGTTGGCTATTTTGAGTGAGCTGTTGTCCAACAATATTACAGTGTCAAGATTAAAAATGCTTGCGCTAAGGGTGAAGGCGATTGACTTGTTCCTGAAAGGAAATGACTTCAAGGCTGTATTCCACTATTTGGCAGACTCCAAGCACTTGGATCAGCAGCAGGCATTCTATCTGGCTGCCCGTATCTTCAGAGGGGGCGGCTTCACCAAAGATTACCTGTACCTTAGAGGTTTCCGTGACATTCTGAAACACTACAAGGAAGGTAACGACTTGTCGCCATTGCTGATTGGTAAAACGACACTTCGTTACCAAAACATCATCAATGAAATGATTGAGCGAAAGATTTGTGTTCCTCCTAAATACATTACTCGCTCATTTGAAAGCCCTATAGATTCCAATCCTGTCATTAACTATGTGATGGAAGGGCTACAATAA
- a CDS encoding bifunctional GNAT family N-acetyltransferase/carbon-nitrogen hydrolase family protein, which produces MEQITETTEQEQHIELRHLQISDYVELNEAMIQAYSGLDMSWERKNIAKLLNIFPEGQLCIAVNGKVVASALSIIVQYGKFGDNHTFKSITGNHTFDTHDPDGDVLYGIEVFVHPDYRGMRLGRRLYDARKELCENLNLRAIIAGGRIPNYEKYADELKPREYINKVRMKQIYDPTLNFQLSNDFHVKKVLRNYLLGDTQSKEYATLLEWNNIYFEKDQPVISPQKTVVRLGLVQWQMRLFEDFEALMRQVEYFVDAVSNYHSDFVMFPEFFEAPLMEPYNHLGEATAMRQLAGYTEEIRKRMLDMAVSYNINIITGSMPYLEDDTLYNISYLLRRDGSWEEYRKIHITPSEIEAWGMVGGNEVAVFDTDCGKVGIQICYDVEFPELSRIMAEQGMQILFVPFLTDTQNGYMRVRNCAQARAIENECYVAMTGSVGNLPQVNNMDIQYAQSTIFTPSDFAFPMNTVKAEATPNTEMMVVADIDLELLKELHEHGSVRNLKDRRKDLYDLRVKK; this is translated from the coding sequence ATGGAACAGATAACAGAAACTACTGAACAGGAACAGCATATAGAACTGAGACACCTTCAGATTTCGGATTATGTGGAACTGAATGAAGCCATGATTCAGGCTTATTCAGGTTTGGATATGTCATGGGAAAGGAAAAACATCGCAAAGCTGCTAAACATTTTTCCTGAAGGACAGCTTTGTATCGCTGTGAACGGAAAGGTGGTGGCAAGTGCCCTGTCCATTATTGTCCAGTATGGCAAGTTTGGTGACAACCACACCTTTAAGAGTATTACAGGAAACCATACGTTTGATACCCACGATCCTGACGGAGATGTGCTGTATGGTATTGAGGTGTTTGTACACCCTGATTACCGTGGTATGCGATTGGGACGAAGGTTATACGATGCCCGTAAGGAGCTTTGTGAAAACCTGAACCTAAGGGCAATCATTGCGGGTGGACGTATCCCGAATTATGAGAAATATGCTGACGAGCTAAAGCCTCGTGAATATATCAATAAGGTCAGGATGAAACAGATCTATGATCCTACGTTGAATTTCCAGCTGTCCAATGACTTTCACGTAAAGAAGGTTTTGCGCAATTACCTGTTGGGTGATACGCAGTCAAAGGAATATGCGACACTGTTGGAGTGGAACAACATCTACTTTGAGAAGGATCAGCCAGTGATCAGTCCACAGAAGACGGTCGTAAGGCTAGGGTTGGTACAGTGGCAAATGCGTCTTTTCGAAGACTTTGAGGCTCTGATGCGTCAAGTGGAATACTTTGTGGATGCAGTGAGTAACTACCACTCTGATTTTGTGATGTTCCCTGAGTTTTTCGAGGCACCACTGATGGAACCTTATAACCACTTGGGTGAAGCAACAGCCATGCGCCAGTTGGCAGGCTACACTGAAGAAATCAGGAAAAGGATGTTGGATATGGCCGTATCGTACAATATCAACATCATTACAGGTAGTATGCCTTATCTGGAAGATGATACGCTGTACAATATCTCTTACTTGCTCCGTAGGGACGGTTCTTGGGAAGAGTACCGCAAAATCCATATTACGCCTTCAGAGATAGAGGCTTGGGGGATGGTTGGCGGAAACGAAGTCGCTGTATTTGATACGGACTGCGGTAAGGTCGGAATTCAGATCTGCTATGATGTGGAGTTCCCTGAGCTATCACGAATCATGGCTGAACAAGGTATGCAAATCCTGTTTGTTCCTTTCCTGACAGACACCCAAAACGGTTATATGCGTGTGAGAAATTGTGCACAGGCAAGAGCGATTGAGAATGAGTGTTATGTAGCCATGACAGGTAGTGTAGGTAACTTGCCTCAGGTAAACAATATGGACATTCAGTATGCGCAGTCAACCATCTTTACGCCATCTGATTTTGCATTCCCGATGAATACAGTGAAGGCGGAAGCAACGCCAAATACGGAGATGATGGTGGTGGCAGATATTGACCTTGAATTGTTGAAAGAGCTGCACGAACACGGTAGTGTGCGTAACCTGAAAGACAGACGTAAGGACCTGTACGACCTTAGGGTAAAGAAGTAA
- a CDS encoding carboxymuconolactone decarboxylase family protein, producing the protein MSTALKFDVPTKAQVSEQNQAIFDQLEKGVGFVPNLYATFAYSDTALGNYLTFQNAKTSLRTKEKEVVNLVVSQVNECRYCQSAHTAIGKLNGFTDEQIIELRKGSASFDSKLDALVKLAKEIAEKRGNVNPETLDRFFEAGYNKGNLIDVIVAVGDKVISNYLHNLTQIPIDFPEAQEL; encoded by the coding sequence ATGAGCACAGCACTAAAATTTGACGTTCCAACCAAAGCACAAGTATCAGAACAGAATCAGGCAATCTTTGACCAACTCGAAAAAGGAGTAGGATTTGTCCCAAATCTCTATGCAACATTTGCCTATTCTGATACAGCTTTAGGCAACTACCTTACTTTCCAGAATGCCAAGACTTCCCTACGAACCAAGGAAAAAGAGGTAGTCAACTTGGTAGTCAGTCAGGTAAATGAATGTCGCTACTGTCAATCAGCCCACACTGCCATTGGCAAGCTGAATGGCTTTACAGATGAGCAAATCATTGAACTGAGAAAAGGTTCGGCATCTTTTGACTCCAAACTGGATGCACTGGTAAAACTGGCAAAAGAGATTGCAGAAAAAAGAGGGAATGTAAACCCTGAAACGCTGGACAGGTTTTTCGAGGCAGGGTATAACAAAGGGAACCTGATTGATGTGATTGTTGCAGTAGGCGATAAGGTTATCAGCAACTATTTGCATAACCTGACACAGATTCCTATCGACTTCCCAGAAGCACAAGAGCTGTAA
- a CDS encoding phosphodiester glycosidase family protein, whose product MKKITLLTIAAVMVMTNVLGQQAITWKATDTIELPKGITYLQSEGMLYDSIPLSAHCLLIDFSEGKFKLEAAQTTGFKTPSQFSSLHQQEVYACINGGFFSKSASVSLIIDKGQVLAENPQSLSRPKGQYFPTRAAFGIDKRGNMAIHWVYHTAKGLYAYEAPAPNQLDKMPLEQPDAKFPSKGKKWQPYVAMGAGPVLLKNTEPVTMAYELFPEDIMDSVAPRTAIGYTADGHLVMLVVDGRQQGKSEGVTLAQLALLMKELGCKDAMNLDGGGSSAMVVKGKLVNTPSDKLKDGSHGKERAVKSVLMLSAAKDL is encoded by the coding sequence ATGAAAAAAATAACCCTCCTGACTATTGCTGCTGTAATGGTAATGACCAATGTATTAGGACAGCAAGCCATTACTTGGAAAGCCACTGATACGATTGAATTGCCCAAAGGAATAACCTATCTCCAATCTGAAGGAATGCTCTATGACAGTATTCCCCTAAGTGCTCATTGTCTGCTAATTGATTTTTCAGAAGGCAAGTTTAAGCTGGAAGCAGCCCAGACAACAGGTTTTAAAACACCTTCCCAATTTTCATCACTGCATCAGCAAGAGGTTTATGCCTGTATCAATGGTGGCTTTTTCAGTAAGTCAGCATCGGTAAGTTTAATTATTGATAAGGGACAGGTATTGGCAGAAAATCCACAAAGCCTTTCCAGACCAAAAGGGCAATATTTTCCGACCCGTGCGGCATTTGGGATTGACAAGCGTGGCAATATGGCGATCCATTGGGTGTACCATACAGCTAAAGGTTTATACGCTTATGAAGCTCCTGCACCTAATCAGTTAGATAAAATGCCATTGGAACAGCCTGATGCAAAATTTCCTTCCAAAGGGAAAAAATGGCAACCTTATGTGGCAATGGGGGCAGGTCCTGTTTTATTGAAAAATACCGAGCCTGTCACGATGGCGTATGAACTGTTTCCGGAAGATATTATGGATTCTGTAGCGCCCAGAACAGCCATTGGTTATACAGCTGATGGGCATCTTGTGATGTTGGTGGTGGATGGGAGACAGCAAGGAAAAAGCGAAGGCGTTACTTTGGCGCAATTGGCATTACTGATGAAAGAGTTGGGGTGTAAAGATGCCATGAACCTTGATGGTGGAGGCTCTTCTGCCATGGTTGTAAAAGGGAAGCTGGTAAATACTCCTTCGGATAAGTTGAAAGACGGAAGCCACGGCAAGGAAAGGGCCGTCAAGTCAGTATTGATGCTTTCCGCAGCAAAGGATTTGTAG